Proteins from a genomic interval of Debaryomyces hansenii CBS767 chromosome E complete sequence:
- a CDS encoding DEHA2E09328p (similar to uniprot|P48837 Saccharomyces cerevisiae YGR119c NUP57 Essential subunit of the nuclear pore complex (NPC) functions as the organizing center of an NPC subcomplex) has product MFGSTSNSSGSGLFGSNNNTGGGLFGGAKPASTGFGSTPGGTNTGFGSNTSTNANTGGGGLFGSNNNTNAPGSSTNAASGGLFGASNNNPVGGSNTGQPASGGLFGSQNNANQSAPSGGLFGNNANSAASNASGGLFGNSNANANNNTNNASTNTSGGLFGSSGNTSNTGGGLFGSNNANNTTTSGNTGATGGLFGNKPASGGGLFGSSNNTSNTGGGLFGSNNTSGSTGGGLFGSSNNATANMNTGSGGLFGSSSGNTQQQQQQQQAPNSQQSGGLFGQNTTNNQQPSFGWSNQNQASNQTSQPLFDTTNKLNNPSLNNPNANLNSNTNAASNYNNYTPAINDQLIKIKEQWDPNSAKCALKTHLYNKLNDQEINVLLSQQRPSNESPEDWDNAMSKRPSPHHYPIKVTSFTDVAQRIETQLDHVAKSRILLNGINEKQSSLSSKHDLDNTTRILKAKARHVKLSRRLLRLATVLAILKLKGYPLLPEEEELSKQFDLLNQKLNDPNGSLGKLNDVFARLAILKERSEDLSYQFDSSLNSMNNVHGNNIEPNNEKDIIDDGKNNDEVINKLSKLLLKQQVGLNHLNDVLEKDLESVNKLTIKN; this is encoded by the coding sequence ATGTTTGGATCGACTTCTAATAGCTCAGGTAGTGGGCTCTTTGGTTCAAATAACAATACTGGAGGTGGGTTGTTTGGTGGAGCAAAACCTGCTTCGACAGGATTCGGTTCAACGCCAGGAGGAACGAATACTGGTTTTGGTAGTAATACTTCGACAAATGCCAATACTGGCGGTGGTGGGCTCTTTGGGTCGAATAATAACACCAATGCCCCGGGTTCTTCGACAAACGCAGCCAGTGGTGGACTCTTTGGAGCATCAAATAACAACCCTGTTGGTGGTAGCAACACAGGTCAACCAGCTAGCGGTGGTTTATTTGGTTCACAAAATAACGCTAATCAGCTGGCGCCTAGTGGAGGATTGTTTGGGAATAATGCAAATAGTGCGGCATCTAATGCCAGTGGAggattatttggaaattcTAATGCTAATGCTAACAATAACACTAATAATGCATCAACAAATACAAGTGGAGGGTTATTTGGATCCTCAGGAAATACTTCGAATACTGGAGGGGGCCTTTTTGGCTCTAATAATGCTAATAATACTACTACTTCTGGTAACACAGGTGCTACTGGTGGTTTGTTTGGAAATAAACCAGCATCAGGTGGTGGATTATTTGGGTCCTCCAATAATACGTCCAACACTGGAGGTGGTCTCTTTGGTTCCAATAATACTAGTGGCTCGACAGGGGGtggattatttggatcGAGTAATAATGCCACGGCGAATATGAATACAGGAAGTGGTGGTCTATTCGGTTCCAGCTCTGGTAACActcaacaacaacaacaacaacaacaagcCCCAAATTCTCAACAATCAGGAGGATTATTTGGACAAAATACAACGAATAATCAACAACCATCTTTCGGCTGGAGTAATCAAAACCAAGCCTCCAATCAAACTTCGCAACCGTTATTTGATACAACCAACAAGCTTAACAATCCAAGCCTTAACAACCCTAATgcgaatttgaattcaaatactAATGCAGCATCAAATTATAACAATTATACACCCGCTATAAATGATCagttaataaaaataaaagaaCAATGGGACCCTAATTCTGCAAAATGTGCTTTGAAAACTCATCTTtacaataaattgaatgacCAAGAAATCAATGTTCTCTTAAGCCAACAAAGACCGTCTAACGAATCTCCCGAAGATTGGGATAATGCAATGTCAAAGAGACCCAGTCCCCATCATTACCCTATTAAGGTTACTTCTTTTACAGATGTAGCTCAAAGGATTGAAACTCAATTGGATCATGTAGCAAAATCAAGAATTCTTTTGAACGGAATTAACGAGAAACAATCTTCTCTATCATCAAAACACGATTTAGATAATACGACAAGAATACTTAAAGCCAAAGCAAGGCATGTTAAGTTACTGAGGAGGCTTTTAAGATTGGCTACTGTTCTAGcaattttaaaattgaaggGTTATCCATTGTTACCAGAAGAGGAGGAACTCTCTAAacaatttgatttattaaaccAAAAGTTAAACGATCCAAATGGATCTTTGGGTAAATTAAACGACGTGTTCGCAAGATTAGCGATTTTAAAAGAACGTTCAGAAGATTTATCCTATCAATTTGACTCGTCATTAAATTCGATGAATAATGTTCATGGAAATAATATAGAACCTAACAACGAGAAGGATATTATCGATGATGGAAAGAACAATGATGAAGTTATTAATAAGTTATCCAAATTGCTTTTGAAACAACAAGTTGgtttaaatcatttaaaCGATGTCTTAGAGAAAGACTTAGAATctgttaataaattgacTATtaagaattag
- a CDS encoding DEHA2E09284p (similar to uniprot|P15938 Saccharomyces cerevisiae YKR086W PRP16 RNA helicase in the DEAH-box family involved in the second catalytic step of splicing exhibits ATP-dependent RNA unwinding activity), protein MKEKEEKGNAKIPKRPNNSLEKKKNDRSSKKPKFALSFDDNEELEEELNNLNPSSEVNLRKTNFKKIRSKNLPSYNDIKHDFSIDDSLDSNQEHETKAKEGPKFKFKKIKKEDALRIKEDETHLPIMPMPKSEESNQKTDISANTKHKNATLSLSELAELEKQQQTELQKETRSFDEFSDNDNDLENDREWYTIDELDHNDLHDDFEDEVFTETTKQISSLKRPKEFNIPEGTGGGFDDITGEYYDYDHNQDQSQDLSRIPITSHYFIPPFLEDSKEYLSLQIGHDRNDSKIRGIGPTISPIKDPDSELASMAKQGSMVVKERKSKNERSKQAKERSTLSGTALGNVLGVETHDKANGSNEKLHENKFSNENEIETQDEKAIIQQQRRSLPAFAVKKNLLRTIAENQVTVVIGETGSGKTTQLTQYLYEEGFGSNLEQSGKNRMIGCTQPRRVAAMSVAKRVSEEMNCKLGDEVGFAIRFEDKTNPRKTVIKYMTEGVLLREILVDPNLDKYSCIIMDEAHERSLNTDVLLGLFKMLLTRRKDLKLIVTSATLNADRFTRYFGNAPQFTIPGRTFPVDVLFSKSGCTDYVETAVKQVLTIHLQNSAKSNNNDGDILVFMTGQEDIEVTCELLQEKLDLLDNPPPLDIFPIFSTMPADLQKKIFNKTNLERRKVVVATNIAETSLTVDGVKYVIDTGLVKSKVYNPKLGMDMLQVIPISIANAQQRSGRAGRTGPGVAYRLYTERSAEEQMYLQPIPEIQRTNLSNVMLQLKSLKIEDVPNFPFLDPPPKDLLSCSLYDLWGIGAIDNCGELTQLGQSMSRFPMEPALSKLILLSCNSEFHCSEEIIIIVAMLSVPSVFYRPKERANEADAIREKFSISESDHLTLLNVYNQWKSHSEKPQMNMKRLTNWCSRNFFHSKSLLRARDIKNQLLLIMEKNRLKLLKSRSDEDIRKCLCAAFYQQSAKIMKINIGNTGNSEYIHLRHNYMKMFLHPTSALNGGTSMAPTYVVYHELILTNREYMSCVTSVDPLWLLEFGYIFFEVSAKVQARLCGHIDFNLMDPTQLERSLEEDRIKYQAKLQEKKLKRQRNNNSNSITKSKFNKRRAF, encoded by the coding sequence ATGAAAgagaaggaagaaaaagGTAATGCGAAGATACCTAAAAGACCTAATAATAGCTtggaaaagaagaaaaacgACAGGAGCAGTAAAAAGCCAAAATTTGCATTATCTTTTGACGACAACGAAGAGctagaagaagaattaaataatttaaaccCAAGTTCAGAGGTTAACTTACGGAAAACCaatttcaagaagataCGATCTAAGAATTTACCTCTgtataatgatattaaacATGACTTTTCGATTGATGATTCCTTAGATTCGAATCAAGAACATGAAACCAAGGCAAAAGAAGGACcgaaattcaaatttaaaaagaTTAAAAAAGAGGATGCATTGAGAATAAAGGAAGATGAAACTCATTTACCAATAATGCCTATGCCCAAGAGTGAGGaatcaaatcaaaaaaCTGATATTTCAGCCAATACCAAACATAAGAATGCAACGCTTTCGCTTTCAGAGTTAGCAGAATTGGAAAAGCAACAGCAAACTGAGTTACAAAAAGAAACTCGGtcttttgatgaattttctGACAATGACaatgatttagaaaatgaCAGAGAATGGTATACTATAGATGAGCTCGATCATAATGATCTTcatgatgattttgagGACGAAGTTTTTACTGAAACAACAAAACAAATCTCGAGTCTCAAAAGACCTAAAGAGTTTAATATACCTGAAGGCACAGGTGGAGGGTTTGACGATATAACTGGTGAGTATTATGACTATGACCATAACCAAGATCAGTCGCAGGACCTTTCACGTATACCAATTACATCTCACTATTTCATTCCGCCATTTTTGGAAGATTCAAAAGAATACTTGTCATTACAAATTGGACATGACAGGAACGACTCTAAGATCAGAGGGATTGGGCCAACAATTTCTCCAATCAAAGACCCAGATTCTGAATTAGCTTCAATGGCTAAACAAGGAAGTATGGTTGTTAAAGAGAGAAAATCTAAGAATGAAAGGAGTAAACAAGCTAAAGAAAGGTCCACTCTTAGTGGTACGGCATTAGGTAACGTGTTGGGCGTTGAAACACACGATAAAGCAAATGGTagtaatgaaaaattgcatgaaaacaaattttcaaatgagAACGAAATAGAGACTCAAGATGAGAAAGCAATAATCCAACAACAGAGACGTTCTTTACCTGCATTTGCTgtcaagaagaatttattaagaacCATCGCAGAAAACCAAGTAACTGTGGTAATAGGAGAGACAGGTTCTGGTAAAACTACACAATTAACCCAATACTTGTACGAAGAAGGGTTTGGCTCAAATTTAGAACAACTGGGCAAAAATCGAATGATAGGTTGTACCCAACCTCGTCGTGTGGCTGCTATGTCTGTTGCGAAAAGAGTTAGTGAAGAAATGAATTGCAAGTTGGGGGATGAGGTAGGATTTGCGATTagatttgaagataaaacCAACCCCCGCAAGACAgttataaaatatatgacAGAAGGTGTTTTATTAAGAGAAATATTAGTAGACCCAAATTTGGACAAGTACTCGTGTATTATTATGGATGAAGCCCACGAAAGATCGTTGAATACCGACGTACTATTGGGATTATTTAAAATGCTCTtgacaagaagaaaagactTGAAATTGATTGTTACTAGTGCAACTTTGAATGCTGACAGGTTCACGAgatattttggaaatgCACCTCAATTTACCATCCCTGGGAGGACATTCCCAGTTGACGTATTATTTAGTAAAAGTGGATGTACCGATTATGTTGAAACAGCAGTTAAGCAAGTTTTAACTATTCATTTGCAAAATAGTGCaaaatctaataataatgatggaGATATTTTGGTTTTTATGACTGGTCAAGAGGATATAGAGGTTACCTGTGAATTACTACAGGAAAAActtgatttattagataatCCTCCGCCTTTAGATATTTTTCCCATATTCTCTACAATGCCTGCTGATTtgcaaaagaaaatattcaacaaaacGAACttggaaagaagaaaggTTGTTGTGGCTACTAATATTGCGGAAACGTCATTAACTGTCGATGGTGTGAAATACGTCATTGATACAGGATTGGTTAAGTCAAAAGTGTATAATCCGAAATTGGGAATGGACATGTTGCAAGTGATCCCGATATCAATAGCAAATGCTCAACAACGTAGTGGTAGAGCTGGTAGAACTGGCCCAGGTGTTGCGTACCGATTATATACTGAAAGATCTGCTGAAGAACAAATGTATTTACAGCCAATTCCCGAGATACAAAGAACCAATTTGAGTAATGTGATGTTGCAattgaaatctttaaagATTGAGGATGTTCCAAACTTTCCATTTTTAGACCCACCTCCAAAAGATTTGCTTAGTTGTTCGCTATATGATTTATGGGGCATTGGTGCTATTGATAATTGCGGTGAATTAACACAATTAGGCCAGTCAATGTCAAGGTTTCCCATGGAACCCGCTTTGTcgaaattaatattattatcatgCAATTCAGAATTTCACTGTtcagaagaaattataattatcGTAGCTATGTTATCGGTACCATCAGTTTTCTATAGACCGAAAGAAAGAGCGAACGAAGCAGATGCTATTCGTGAgaagttttcaatatcagaaTCAGATCATTTAACGTTGCTTAATGTTTACAACCAATGGAAATCACACTCAGAGAAGCCGCAGATGAACATGAAACGATTGACGAACTGGTGTTCTAGGAATTTTTTCCATagtaaatcattattaagaGCTAGAGACATTAAGAACCAATTATTGCTTATCATGGAAAAAAATAGATTAAAGCTCTTAAAATCACGAtcagatgaagatattagaaaatgTCTTTGTGCTGCATTCTATCAGCAACTGGCtaagataatgaagattaATATTGGTAATACTGGGAATTcagaatatattcatttgCGACAtaattatatgaaaatgTTTTTGCATCCGACATCAGCGTTAAATGGGGGTACTAGTATGGCACCAACATACGTGGTTTATCAcgaattgattttgacGAATAGGGAATATATGAGTTGTGTCACTAGTGTTGATCCTTTATGGCTATTAGAATTTGGATACATATTTTTTGAGGTATCAGCTAAAGTTCAGGCAAGATTATGCGGCcatattgattttaatttaatgGATCCAACTCAATTAGAAAGATctttagaagaagatagAATTAAGTACCAAGCTAAATTACAAGAGAAGAAACTCAAAAGGCAGAGgaataataattccaatCTGATCACTAAAagcaaattcaacaaaagaCGAGCgttttaa
- a CDS encoding DEHA2E09306p (weakly similar to ca|CA0538|IPF10901 Candida albicans IPF10901 unknown function), which produces MNIKNINNLNNRLSVYFMHHIFVKIRMSPSPTTTKEVFHLYQNFKKLGGSLEYFEISRGKNGLNTYSNEVSLIYNPSSQLSQLDPFNGTNKNMKETTAELLALRTKLTDTIHSICAIPRYSYVENDEQYVKGEIEIPYKFRLNRDGLKYDKRYSISTSTVNNQFCFISPAPTLENDDKNIMNDSIITNFKSHMRHNFQKFHKFDNITISPAIPNINHIIGRQKLDPLIKQTDGIKYSSLMDLNSDINTMGAETGINLKLQRLSLGFTGFYD; this is translated from the coding sequence ATGAATATCAAGAATATAAacaatttaaataatagattATCTGTCTACTTTATGCATCATATATTTGTGAAAATACGAATGTCTCCGTCGCCTACTACAACGAAAGAGgtatttcatttatatcaGAATTTTAAGAAGCTTGGTGGATCTTTAGAATATTTCGAAATAAGTAGAGGTAAAAATGGTCTCAACACATACAGTAATGAAGTTTCCTTAATATATAATCCGTCTTCTCAGTTGTCGCAACTAGATCCGTTTAATGGTACGaacaaaaatatgaaagaGACAACTGCTGAACTATTGGCCTTGCGGACCAAATTAACAGATACAATACATTCTATTTGTGCTATACCACGATATTCATACgtagaaaatgatgaacAATACGTGAAAggtgaaattgaaataccGTACAAATTCAGGTTGAATAGGGATGGTTTAAAATACGACAAACGGTATTCAATATCGACATCAACtgtaaataatcaattttgtttCATTTCACCAGCTCCTACACTTGAAAACgatgataaaaatattatgaatGATAGCATTAtaacaaatttcaaaagtCATATGAGacataattttcaaaaattccaTAAGTTTGACAATATCACAATATCGCCAGCCATACCCAATATAAATCATATAATAGGTAGACAGAAACTAGATCCTCTCATAAAACAAACAGATGGTATTAAATATAGCTCTTTAATGGATCTTAATTCGGATATAAACACTATGGGAGCCGAAACGggaataaatttaaaattacaAAGACTATCTCTTGGTTTCACCGGGTTCTATGATTAG